ACGCTGCCTTCGGCGAGTATGCCACTGCTGGAGCGAGTATCTTCTTCCGCTTGCGCCAATTCTTCAGCGGTCGGCACGATTAGCAATCCGCCCACCTTTTTTAGGGCTACGGCGCCAAACATCGCGGGATTGACTTCTTCTCGCTCGGGCACGCTAATGGTGTAGGTGATTTCATATTGGGTGCGCCCAAATTCGTCTTTTTTCAAATTGTAAATTTCCAGATAGACATAGGCCGATTGCCCGGTGCGATACGCGCGGAGCGGATTGGGTGCAATGCGCAGGTCGGTTCGCTTTTCGGGAGAGGGATTGATCATTTCAATTTTCTGGGCGAGCAACAGATCGCTCATATCCAGGCGCGATTCGGATACAGAAAAAAGGCGTTCTGCGCGGAATGTGCCGATGGTGCCGCTGATCCTGTCTCCTACTTCGACCACGATATTATACATGCCCTGGGGAAGTTCCACGGGACGTTGACTCAACAAATACTGCGGTGCATTGCCCCCTTTAGGTTTTTTTTGTCCAAGCGGTCGGATATTGCGGTAGATATCTTGCCACCGATAATCGAACATAAATAAACCGTCATCCATGACGATCATCTGGTCGTCGTTTGCTTTTAATTTGCCCGTGGGAATGGCATAGGCGATTTCCACGCGCATATTTTTCCCCGAGCCTGAGCGGAAGGCGGTGATCTGGTGTGGCATGGAGTATTTTCTGTTCTGGAATGGATCGACAAATCGCGCTTCTTTTTTCTTAAATGCCGCCCGATTTTGAATTTCAAAATACCCTTCGCGCATCCTGTCGCTCGCCCATCGCGTGTTAGTAGATCTTCTGAAGAGTGTTTCTGCTACCTGCCGTGAATCCACATTGCGCGTTCTTCGCGCGTTGGGATCCGTGCCTGTGATATCGACCGTGCTACTCGGTCCGACTTCGCCTGCAAATCCCCAACCGTCAACGCCATTCACACTTTGAAATGTGAACCTGTATCCTCCGTAGTACCACGTTTCTTTGAACATGGGAAATACACCCGTTGTCCGTTGTTGATATTTTCCGTATTTGATATAGGTTTGTCCGCGAATGGTCTTCCAACCCTCGATGTTCCGCGCGGGCACGCTAAAGCGCAAATTGGCATAGGCCACACGGCCGTAGTGCTCCATCCGCCGCTCGTTGTGATTGGTCAAAAATAGCGGATCGTTCTTGTTCCAGAACTCCTTCAATGCCGCAGAATCCTTCCACTCGCCATCGTCGCCCACTTGCATGGCTTTGGAAATGCGCGCACTGTCTTCTTTTGATGCGATGAGATCCACAGATTCCATCATTTTGCGCTGTTCGGGACCCATTTCCGCAATGGCTTTTTCATATAATTTGTTCGCCTCTAAGAGATTGCCCTGAAGCTGGTGCGAATAGGCAAAAAACAACTGCACGTTGATATCGTCAGGGAATCTTCGCATCATTCGCCGCATCACCCGTTGCATGGCGGGGATTCTTCTGTGTTCCAGATGCGCCAGTCCCAATAGATAATAGGAGTCCTGATAGTCTGGATCGATCTCCAGGCTTTTTTCCAATAGCATCACAGCCTGGTCGTATTCGTTCTTGGCAAAGGTCCGAATCGCACCTCGCCGCTGAATGATCCGATCTCTCGTGATCATGTATTCGCCGAATACATGACGGCCAGCATCGTAGGCTGCTACGGCTGCGTTGGGAAATTTTTTAATGACTTTTTCGTAATGAGCCTTGGCCTCGCGCTGAAATCCCCTGTTCCACAATGCCTCGCCGTGCAAGAGTTGATATTGCAAATTTTCCGGCTCATTCCGAATGGCTTTTTCGCTGGCTTCTACTGCACGGCGTCGAAACTCGGGCGTGTCCAGGCGAATGTAGAGGCGGGTCAGTTGTGCAAGTGCCGGGGCGTGTTTGCTGTCTTTCTTCAATACTTGCTTGAATTCTTCCACGCTTTCTTTGGGTTCAATCTCGTTCATGCGCGCGAGGGCAGCGTGGTAGAGTGAATCTACTTCGCTGGTCCATGCCGGTGCTGCGATCAGGCAGGTGAGGGTCAAAAGCGAGAGGACTTTCATAGTGATCTCCGTATGAAGGGTTCTTTTGCCTATTCGCGAACCCGGAACACAGCGTTGCGCTTTACTTGTTTTTTCTCCTTCAAATCCGTTATTGCGACTTCGAGTTTGTAAATGCCACGCGGCATCGTAGAGAGGTCGATTTCCAGAAAGGTGAAGTCGTCGGATTTATCGCCGGCATATACTGAAGTGACCGATGTGCTGCTCTGCTGTCCGGCTCGGCGCAGTTCTTCGAGGGATTCGGCCTTCTGATTGCGTTCGGC
This is a stretch of genomic DNA from Gemmatimonadota bacterium. It encodes these proteins:
- a CDS encoding GWxTD domain-containing protein, with translation MKVLSLLTLTCLIAAPAWTSEVDSLYHAALARMNEIEPKESVEEFKQVLKKDSKHAPALAQLTRLYIRLDTPEFRRRAVEASEKAIRNEPENLQYQLLHGEALWNRGFQREAKAHYEKVIKKFPNAAVAAYDAGRHVFGEYMITRDRIIQRRGAIRTFAKNEYDQAVMLLEKSLEIDPDYQDSYYLLGLAHLEHRRIPAMQRVMRRMMRRFPDDINVQLFFAYSHQLQGNLLEANKLYEKAIAEMGPEQRKMMESVDLIASKEDSARISKAMQVGDDGEWKDSAALKEFWNKNDPLFLTNHNERRMEHYGRVAYANLRFSVPARNIEGWKTIRGQTYIKYGKYQQRTTGVFPMFKETWYYGGYRFTFQSVNGVDGWGFAGEVGPSSTVDITGTDPNARRTRNVDSRQVAETLFRRSTNTRWASDRMREGYFEIQNRAAFKKKEARFVDPFQNRKYSMPHQITAFRSGSGKNMRVEIAYAIPTGKLKANDDQMIVMDDGLFMFDYRWQDIYRNIRPLGQKKPKGGNAPQYLLSQRPVELPQGMYNIVVEVGDRISGTIGTFRAERLFSVSESRLDMSDLLLAQKIEMINPSPEKRTDLRIAPNPLRAYRTGQSAYVYLEIYNLKKDEFGRTQYEITYTISVPEREEVNPAMFGAVALKKVGGLLIVPTAEELAQAEEDTRSSSGILAEGSVLDGTDGTVAEGEMPDQEDLVGDAMAGGEENLKPKPVDFEVQYMPAERNLMAESLEELRRAGQQSRTSISSVYAGDQSDDFTFLEIDLSKMPRGVYKLEVAVTDLQEKKHVKRRAIFRVRN